The region tggtataaaTTGCTTCTCAGAAGTTAAGACTGCCTTAAATCTAACTCACCCGAAGCTACAAGCAGTAGCCCATGCAAGTTCATATGCTTTCCTCATAAGGAAACCACCAAAGATCCTATTGAAAATGTTCCGCTCCTATAAGACATAAATATTAATGAATGTAAACTTATAGCCACCCTAGTATACAGAACAAAGGAATTAACAATGCCATAGAACGAAGGGCAGTTTAAAGGTGTGTCAAGTCAAACATCATGAATGTAAGCTATCCTATTCAGAAGATTTCTCATTAAATTACAATACCTGAGGGTGGCAAATTTCCAAGCTCTTCAGTTTTGAATTTTCCATCCACACTGCATTAGAGGGCAAAACTCGACTCCGAAAACTTATAGTCCTGTACAAATGGATATTTATTAAACCCCGTTAATGCCATGGTTTTGCtgctgaaatgtaaaaaaaattgtgaacaaTTCCCAATATGCTCAGGCAAGCGTGGCTCTGGAGAAGGCCAAGGTTTAAATGCTTTCCCTTGGAATTTCACCATCCTTACTTTGGATCCAGTGTGTTAAGAAACATCTCATGGATAGTGTTCCTCTCCTCAGCACTGGGAGCCATTTTCAGTAATGATGTCGAGCTGAAGGCAATCCTTCTCCCCTTGTTCACTGGAACATGGGAGAATAGGAGCTATGATCAGGACAGTCACAGTACAGCACACGGGGTCCTGACCTGGAGTGCCTTGGGTCCTACAAAGGcagtatttcaaaatttcaaaacccCACCAGAAATTATACATGTATCCAAGAGAAAGCTGCAGAGGCCACATAAAACTTCCAATGAGTCTTTGCTTTCAGATAGAAATTGTATTGGCTCAGTGAGAGACCACTTGTTGTCATTCTGATCCACAGCCCTGACTGGCAGTTATCCCATTAATCTGCATTTCccatttcattaaaaatgagaaaaccaattaattcacttaataaatattgtctGATCAATAAAATCATTCAAGATATGGActccaaagaacaaaaaataaggtATTTTTAATACCAATACATTCTTGGCGTGAGTAAGACATTTGACTGGTATAAGGAGTCCATATATAATCTTAAATAATCTCTTCTGCAGTGTGattaatgtgctttttaaatttattttattataaacaaattaatatacATTCTCCTTGTCTAAAGAGCTCTTCTTCCTCTGGGCTTTCAGGGATGAGTGGATTTACAAATGCCGGcctaaagagaagaaaagaaaagaatacaataTAAGATGTGACATTATCTAATAAAAATTGAAGATGACCAATTTCCCATTAGTTTTAAAATCTTCTActtttgggctgagcccgtggcgcactcgggagagtgtggcactgggagcgcggcgacgctcccgccgcaggttgggatcctatgtgggaatggccggtgcactcactggctgagtgccagtcacgaaaaagacaaaaaaaaaaaaaaaaaaatcttctactGTTCCTCATGCTTACTGCCTCACAGATGACCACTGAGAAAATTAAGGGAGGCTTCTAGTTATAAACTTGCCTGTACACTAGAAAGTTCACATTATAAAAAGGATACTGCCACTTGCCAAAATGTTTAACCTGattctaatcatgaggaaacagtCAAATACAGGATGTAGAACATTCTACCAGACAACTGCCTTGGACTtatcaaaaatgtcaatgtcaagaaagacagaaaatgacaggGGGACTATTCTAAAGAAACATGACAACCAAATGCAATACACGATCCTTGACTGGATCTTCAATCAGGGGGAAAAGCTATAAAGGCTATTTTAGGGACAACTggtaaaatttgaatatggaccaTATATTAGATAATATGACTATTATTGTTAAATTTCTTGGCTATAATAAAGGCATTGAGGTTATGGAGGAGAATTACCTTGTTCTTAGGAGATATATGGTGAACTACTGATGGGTGAAGCAGTCAAATTTACTTTCTAATGATTCAGGAAAAaaaggtgtgtatgtgtgtatttacagAGAGAAGGCGAGAGAGTTAAGCAAATGTGGTACGATGTTAATTGGTGAATTTACGTGAAGGGCATATTTGAGTTTGTTGCAcattattctttctacttttccataagtgtcaaatttttcaaaataaaaaaataagagaaaaggtaTAGTACTTCACTATGGTAGAATCCAAAGGTTTGATGAAACAACAATGgaaacaaaagaattgaaagggCAGCTTGGAAAACTGAAATGCATCAGCTGGGAAAGAAACTTGAAACGATGCCCTCAGTGCTTGGAAAGGAGCCCCAGGCCAGCCGCTGGCCGCAGCAGGTCAACTGGGGCTGGCAGAAGGAACAGGAGTAGATGAGTGTTACTCTTCATTCCGATCACAGAGTCACCAAGGTATTTTTTGGTTTTAACTAGGTTTTCCAAGTCGTCTTTCCATGCAATAGAAAAGTTTCTCATTGCCTGCTCCTACATCAAGTTTCTAATAGAAATTAGATTTCTCACAGGCCACTAGACTCTGTCCTGTGCAGAGAGCAATCTGCTAACATTCCCTCCCACCCTAGTCCCACCCCTACAATTAGATAGTTTTTCTCAGTATGGATGCCTTGGGTGGAACTGTTGTTAGGAACCAAGAAttcaatttaagagaaaaaagataaagtcaaataaGTTAAAGACCATATGGTTAAATTAAACTTGGAATTGACCATAAAAACTCataaggctttttgtttgtttgtttaacacaCATCCTAGCTCCGTCCATTAAAAAAGCCTAGACAAACTAGTAGCATTGTAGAGTTCCAGTGCCCAGATTTTGGTGTCTAAATACCAGTTCCCACTAAAAGGAACATcaggactccttggagaaatgggtGATTCCAGGCCTGGGGCAGGAAATGTGTAAGATGAGCCCAAGACATCTTGTTGCACCAGGGAGCAGGAAGGTATCAAAGATTAATGGAGATAGGTCAAAAGGACACTGGAGCCAGCTTAGAGGAACCCCCACTGACCAAAGATGCCACATCCTGAGCATCAAGAAGAACATTGAGAGCAATTTATTGAAATACATGTAATATATTAAAACCATGAATTTGCAATGATACCTTTCTAAAAAGCCCAAAAAGTGGGAAAGCCATGTCATCACTAGCTAGTGAACCAACCTGTTATTCTGAAAATgtgtaaacaaaggacaacaaggAAGCACTGACCCTGACTTTCCTTTACAAACCAAATTGCCCTAGTTGATAAGGGAAAGCTCTTCTTTAAGGAACTCCAAccaataaatgtagaaggaatgacaAAATTTGAGAATCATTTTACACCCCCTAATGAAAATGATTAAAGCAATGATCAGCAATGGACATTAAAAGCATTGGAAAAAAACTGATGGGGAACTATAGCTATTTACAGGATGACAAAGTACACCATGTAGATTATTGCTGGTCAGAAGAAAAACTGAACTTCACAATGGAGAGATCAGGCTGTCACTACTTGAACCCGCACATAAATTTTAGCATCACTGTGAGTGGGACAGCCTGCACCTCCTGATATGATGCAATATCATACAATACAAAATACTTAGCATCACCTATGTGGTACTCTCACCACATATGCTGAACCTGAATCTAATAAAAGCTTTAGATCAAACTTCAGTTTATAGAAAACACTAGAGATAGAGaaactagtttaaaaaaaaaaaaaaagcaccatgaGGAACGTGAGGAAGGAATAAGACAAATCCAGAAAGTGGGTCATTGTACAGAATAACTGATGAAGCCTTTCAACAAGTTAATGATATGAAACAAGAAGGGGGCAGCTGGTACACACAACTAttctggataaaaacagattaaagataTCACACAACTgtgtgaatacactaaaagccATTAAATTGTACACATTCAATGGGTGAATtatgtggtatgtgaattatatctcaataaagctgctaacAAAAAAAACAGACTTAAGAAACATAAAACTCAAATGTAATATGTGGACattatttggatcctgatttgaaTACATGATTAAAAAGATAtttggggaaaactggatatgaaCTGAATATCAGAATATATTAAGGACATACTATTATTTTTGTTAGGCATGAAAATGGTAACATAGTTAAGAGAatatcctcatttttttttttttttttataaaagatgaccggtaaggggatcctaacccttgacttggtgttttcagcaccacacccagccagtgagccaaccggccatccctataaaggatccgaacccggggccttggtgttatcagcaccacactctcccgagtgagccacgggctggccctagagaatatcctcatttaaaaaaaagatacctacACTAAAATATTTAGAGGTGAAATGTCATGTCTCGaatgtgctttaaaatattataaattttctttaaagaaaaaaaacagacgAAGTAAATACAGTAACagagtttgggtatgttgtccccttaaagctcatgtggaaatctgatccccaatgtggcagtgttgggagctctTTGGGTCAtagggggcagatccctcatgaatggattaatgctctccttgagGGGGGacgggtagtgagtgagttctctattagttcccacaagagctggttgtttaaaaggaccctggcaccttctctctctctctctctctctctcccccccccccttgcttcctctcatcatgtgatcctgcacccaccagctgcctggcATGAGGGGAAGCAGCCTACGGACCGCACtagatgctgctgtcccagaatcatgagccaaataaacctctttgtAAATtgcccaatctcaggtattctgttatagcaacacaaaaacagactaatacatatggcAAAAATGATTAAAACTGTTAAGTCCAGATGATGGGTATATAGAAATTGTTTATAGTCTTCTCTCCAGTTTTATGTATCTTTGGAATTcttcaaaataaagaattatgaaaaaacagcAATTACCCTTTATTTTCACAATCACGAGCCACCATTACAAACGTTGCatccaaaacaggaaaaaattcatCACCATGCAActaaagaacaaaggaaagaaaatgcacaTATAAGAAATGCATTTACTGGGAAGACCTACCACAATTCTAACAGATAACATGCATGCTTTGAGAAAGtcttaaattggaaaaaaaggagAAGCACACTCATTACCCACCATCTGCTGAGGGCTGACCCTGAGCCAAGCACAGCACTAGGCTCTGAGAATGGCAGGATGACCAACGAGCCTGTGGTCTGGCAGAGGAGACAGACACCTCGAAACCCAAAAGGTGCACTGTGCGAGAAGTGCTGGGACAGGCTTTGGAGCTGGGAGTGACTGGGACCTAGGGGCAAGGGCCGCAGAGGCATCTTCTGCATCATCAGCATTTAATTTGCTCACATCATGCAGAATCCGGGCTTCCTTCAGGGCCTACCTGTCCTCCTGATGGCACACCTACCCAGGTGGACCTCCCACCACACTCACAGACACTAGCATCTTCAGGGAACTGTAGTGTGCCAGGTACTGGCACATGTCCATGTCTCCTTAGCCAAGCACAGGAGCTCCCAAGAAGGGGTAAGATAAGTGACAATTCTGTGGATTAAGTTAACGATTTACAATGCACAGGCTTTTGAGATTTTAAGGTGTTTATCCCCTAGAAGTCTGCATTTCCAGGAAAGTCATATCATAAACTATTGACAAAAGCTATTTATAACCTGAGGATATATTTGGTTCCCTCCTCAACAAATACTACAAGCCTCATCACTACTGCCTGTGCAGGCCCTTACTGCCTGCCCCTCAACTGTGGGAACAATCGCACCAATTTCATTATGCCTCTGCCCTGTTCAAATCTTTCAATAACTCCTCCTTGCCTCCAGCACCTGGGCTAATCCCATTAACACGgcatacaggttgagcatcccttatccaaaatgcatgggaccagaagtattttggatttcagatttttctggattttggaatatttgcagaataaatACTGGTTGGCATCCCTAATTCAAAGAtccgaaatgctccaatgagcatttcctttgagcatcatgtcatcattgaaaaagttttcaaattttgagaTCAGGGATGCTCAAGCTGTATAAAGCCCTCCACAACAGAACTCCAGTTCTTCACCAAACACTGTCCTCATACCTGTACCTTCTTTCCTAGCCACAGCTTAACAACTGAGAGGGCCTGGGATACAGCCGGCTGTTGATCACCTCCCATCCATGCCTTTGCCTGATGCCTTCCTCACTGGCCTCATTCTTCAAGACACTCCTCCCATCTTGGCCCCATCCCCACTCCCCGGGCAGAGTTCATCATTCACTCCTGCCTTCAGCCACCTTAATGGAAACAAAGCCCTCCCTTGATAGTGGTTCTCAATGTAAGAGAAGTAGATACCACACCCACAGGAGGCATCTGGAAATGTGTAGAAGGGTTTTTAGTTGTCGCATGACTTGTGGGGGGCACCATGGGGAGCTAAACATTTCACAGTGCAGGGGACAGGCCTGCAGAACAAAGAATTTTCCCACATACAATGCCAACAGTATCTCTGTTGAGAAATACTGCATAATAATATACTATAtcataatcatttatttatatgtctgTCTCCTACTGCACTGAGATCCTTGAGGACAAAGACCAATTTTCTTCACATTTGTATCCTTAGCATTTAGCCCAAAGACTGGCAGATAGCAGATACCCAATCAATGTttgctgatgaatgaatgaagcacaTAATTACTGAGCATTACTAGAAGGTAAACTCCAAGAGAATGAAACTTTGTCTTGCCTATCGCTGTATGCCTAGCATAGAACAAGTGCTCAATAACCAACTGCTAAATGAATGGATGTAAGGAAGCGGCCTCAGTGACTCAAACCCAGGCCCTTCTATTGAGGAACATACAGTCTAGTggaagagaaaagacacattTATATATGGCTGTGTAGGACAGAGTATAGCAGGTGCCAAAAGAGAGGGTACCGAGGAAGGAGTCTTGGGGAAGGAACAGGTGCTATGAGCTAGGGGGATCAGGGAAGGGGTCGAGCACGAAGTGACCCTGAAGCATAAGAGGAATGCGGATACGCGGCGCCAGAGCACAAGGAATTTCAGGCAAAGGAAAAAGCATAAGCAATGATatgcattcactcactcactatTTAAATTATGGTTTATTATAATGAACAAcctacaggttgagcatcccagatccaaaaatccaaaacctGAAATGCTCCAAAGATCTGGGCTTAAGCTCTTCTTACACATATGAATGAAATGTATCATGTTCTGGGCTTAAGCTCTTCTTACACatctttgagcatcatgtcagcactcaaaaagtttcagatttcgGAGCATTGCAGATTTCAGATTTTCGTATTAGGGATGATCAATGTGTAGCACCAAGCATTCGTTGGGAGTACAAAGGTGAATAACTTCCTAGCCTTAGGATGCTCAGTGTCCAGTAGTGAGCACTAAGAAGGCATATAAATGGTAGGTTGGAGGGCATATAATTGGAAAGGTAGTTTGGAGCTAGTTTATGGAGCATCTTGGACCCTAACTAGTCAAAAGAGTTTAGACTTTAATCTATAGATAATGGTCACTGAAGATTTTTTTAGACGAGGAGTGATATGATTCAAGATCAACTTTGGAAGATCTggtaaaaatgtgtaaaattaaCAGAGACAGGACAGACTAGAGGCAGGCAGAGATTAATTAAAAGACAGTTGAGGCACATACAAGAGGCAGTGAGGACTCGAATAAAACACAGAGGCCAAGGGAGAGAAAGGATTCTGGTGAGTTGCTGTGGGTGAGGAATCTGCAAGATTTGGCAAAAACCTGCATGGGAAAGGAAAAGTTAAAACTATCGCAAAGGCTGGAGCTGGGGGAAACAGGAGGCAGGCAAAGGGGAGACTGGAGGAGGATCAGGATCTGACACATGCAGTTTGGCACGCACTGAACTTGAGGTAGCAACAGCACATCTAGGTGGAGAAATATAATGGACACTCAGAAGAGAGTGAAGGTCAAGCCTAGAACAGACACTTGGGACCACCTTAATAGTTTGATAATAAATTAACATTATTGCCAACAGTGGGtactatgtgacaggcactaTACCAAGTACTTCATatgagtgggtttttttttttcatgtcaccCTTACCACAACCATATGACATGGTACTATTACTATTTTCATGTTACACttgagaaaacaggctcagagagagaaGGTAAGTAGTTTGTCCACAgtcaaatggctaataagcagcagagctgggatcagAACCTAGGTCTACCCAAACCAAAGGCAGAGTGCTTATCCCCAACCCACCTCTCTGGAATACGAGTAGAAAGGATCACTCAAGTCACCGGTTATTAGACAAATAGCCAATGAGgaacacaaattttttttaagtttttacttGTCTGACATTGATTTTCATTGGCTTGCACTCTCAATAATtcctatatttctttttccaCCTATTTGTCCAAGACTCAAATTGTCAAGATTCCCTAGAAGGCAGGTCCTATGCCAGGAATCTGCTGTGCATGGCACTGAGCAGGCTAGGAATTAACCAagtatatttttttttaaaaaaaaaaaaagagtgtggaCAAATCATAGCAGCATCCCCAGCAATGTCatcatattttgctttaaaaacaatATTACTGTCAGTTACATCACCATAGGAGCTAAAGGATTCAATCACTAACACAtagtatcaaataaaaatattcttatctaTTTTGATAAATACCTTTAATTACTGCAGAGCAAGCTTCAGACTTTTTCTAAAAGCCTGAAAGATTTTTTCTCCAAAAGGTGAAATGTTTCATAATtccatagcaaaaaaaaaatgcatttgaataACAGGTCTACCAAATACCCCAGCATAACTAAATAAGTCATTCTTAAATAAGTTTTCCACAATGAAATCTTAAGCATACTCTGAATTATTTGATTTCTGTGCTGTTATCCTCTCTGAGctactttttctttccaaatttcttcatttgtttataatagctaCTCTGAGTTTTGCTCATTAGAGGGGCTGTTCCTAACTGCTATGATAGTCCAAATAACTATTAAGGGTAAACCTGTGCTCCCAAAAAGATAAGTGGAAGCCCTAATTCCCATACCTGTGAACATGActtcatttggaaatagggttgttgcagacATAGGGttgttaagatgaggtcatactgaagtacggtgggcccttaatccaatattaGTATCCtaataagaagagaagagatacGGAGACAGACACGCAAGACAAGATcgccatgtgatgacagaggcagagataaaATGAAGTGCTGCAAATAAATGCAAgctaaggaatgccaaggattgccagcaaaccaccaaaagcaaggaagagggaagggaacATTCGTTCCTACAGGTTTCAAAGGGAGCAAGGCCCTGcgaacaccttgattttggacttctaggcTCCCAGCTGGGAGACAGTAAGTTTCTGTAGCTTTTAAGCCaccagtttgtgatactttgtggTACAGAAGCCCTAGGAAACTCATACAGTTATCAGTCCCACTCACGCCTAATATAACTCAGACATTTGTGAAACGCTCCTGGGCAAAACCAGAAACAAGAACCTTAACATGGAGCTTCATATGATTAGgaagtaataaatattaaatgtaaacacTAAATAATGTGTCAGTCTTTCTCCGGGAGGAAAATATTAACAACCCGCCATCTGTATGACATGAACTTTCAACTGTTTTTCTAGAAGTGGTGAGCTATATACTTGTCTATGAATAGACAGGTAAATAAGCTTTTTTGAACAGTGGACAATCTTCGGGTGCATACCTGGAACATTCGCATCTTCACTTCCATGGATGTCTTTCCAACCCAGCTAACATGGCCACTGAACTTAATGTCCTGTTCTGGGCTCAAGCTCTTCCTACACATATCtgcaaaacagaaaatcaacCTGTGTCCAAACCATACCAAAACTTTTCTGCACTGTAAATGGACAATTTCATTTGAAATCTTGGCAAATTACACTACATTGCTTTCTTGTCTTCAAAACTAACTTTTTGACATATAAAAGAAATCCATATGTCTTTTCGAAAAATGTACATAGTGCAAagtctataaaaaataaaactggaatcaTGCAAAACCCTTCCACCTAATTATAATAAATACCTTGGTATATAGCATTCTAGACATTttcatatgcacatatacattaaaattccccataaaaagagaatatttccTCTAATCTCAATAATACCTTATAATTACTATGAATTCTAAATATGTACAGAAAATGATATTGCTTACCGATCTTGTCCACCAGGGCTGTAACTATTGATAAAGGAGACATCTTAGCTGAATGAATTTTGGTGTGCATGTAGCAAATAAGAACTGTAGGAAAACAGGAGAGtaccaaataaaagaaaagcaaaattatttctcAACACTTACAATTTGCTCCCTGAAATCCATAAAAAGTCTCAGCTTGTTTTGAAGACCCAGCCCCCGATATTCCACTAATGATCTTATCCTAGGACCAAAGACTTCATAAATTGAAGAGATTTGGATAACCTCTAATATGGCTGCCCTCTCCATTTTAGATTTGCTGAAGAAACCAAAGAGAAACAAATCACAAGAACTCAGCTACCTGTTTTCTTCCTGACTTTTTGCTAATCATGAAGCAATTATTTGCTCTCCTTTCCCATAACACCCGTGGCTCCTACACCATCCCGTGGTTATCTACACATCTTCCATACTTTAACAAGTATTTATAGGTGCCAAGCATGGTTCTATGCACCTTACGAATATCAAGTCAGTTAAAGTTGTATTatatttatgtgcttattggcctcCTTGCTTCCCCCATGATCCATTCAAATTTGTATCACCAACCCTCAGGACAGGGTATGTGCTCAAGAGTATGTATATTCATACGTATATTCAATACTTGTTGAGTGACAGTAAATCCTTCCATCTATGTACCTGCTAAAGGATGCACAGGGGAATGAGATGCTAAAGGCAAGAAACTCCATTTAAAAGCCTTTGTAGTGTCCAGAAAAGAAACCATGTGGGTCTGACCTACAGCAATAGTAgtggaaatgaagagaaaagattCAAGAGCTAAGTAATCAAAGTTGACATCATCAGTAATGGGACATATCAAAATCATGTACCACTTGACAGGATGCAAAAAGAACAGAGCATCTCTTCTGTGACATTCCTGCCAAAGATGCATATCCAGAAGCTAATCATGAGGaagcatcagacaaacccaaactgagggacaaTCCACAAAAGAACTGGTCTGTAACCTTCAAAagtatcaaggtcatgaaagtcaaGGGAAGAGGAACTGTTCCTGACACGACAATTGAACACAACATGTGATTCAGAACTGGACCCTTCTGCCACAAAGGACCATAGGCAAAAGTTGAATGGGGTCTGAGGATTAGACAGTATAATGTATCAGCGTTAATTTCCTGATACCGATGGCTGTATTATGGTTATATAGGCGAATGTCCTTG is a window of Cynocephalus volans isolate mCynVol1 chromosome X, mCynVol1.pri, whole genome shotgun sequence DNA encoding:
- the ACOT9 gene encoding acyl-coenzyme A thioesterase 9, mitochondrial isoform X2 — protein: MEERKLLHSFLAESQKGLPLRRMKDSYVEVLLPLGSEPELREKYLTVQNTVRFGRILEDLDSLGVLICYMHTKIHSAKMSPLSIVTALVDKIDMCRKSLSPEQDIKFSGHVSWVGKTSMEVKMRMFQLHGDEFFPVLDATFVMVARDCENKGPAFVNPLIPESPEEEELFRQGELNKGRRIAFSSTSLLKMAPSAEERNTIHEMFLNTLDPKTISFRSRVLPSNAVWMENSKLKSLEICHPQERNIFNRIFGGFLMRKAYELAWATACSFGGSRPFVVAVDDIMFQKPVEVGSLLFLSSQVCFTQNNYIQVRVHSEVASLQNKEHTTTNVFHFTFMSEKEVPLVFPRTYGESMLYLDGQRHFNSMSAPVTLKKDCLVEP